The Vicia villosa cultivar HV-30 ecotype Madison, WI unplaced genomic scaffold, Vvil1.0 ctg.001471F_1_1, whole genome shotgun sequence genomic interval CTCGTACAGTCATGTGGTTGCTAGGTCAAGAAATGAATTTGAGATTGCACGAGATCTAATTCCTCCTGAGAAGACTGCACACTACTTCTAACAACAGACATATCATGGTCTTTCATTGCCACGATCCTCACCAACTGAGCCACCTAGTTAGAAAAAGAACCAGAGAGCTTCAAGGGAAGCAAAACATTCTTCATTTCGAAAAGAGAGGTAAAAACTTCTTTTGCCTCATGCAGGTACTTATCATGCTGAAGCTTCGGGTCACGGATGCGGTCTTCCATTCGTTGCTTCTCAATGCGATGTAGTCGGACCAAAAAGCCTTGTAGTGACCGGAAACACAAAGGGCCATAGCAGTCGAAGCGCGCCGGGTATACCTAGCCAGTTTACTTGATTCTTCTTCCAAAGAGGGACCAAAAAGTCTAGCTAAGTAAGTGTAGTTCTCATCCAGATGAATAGGTTATGCATCCCACCAACAAATTATGAGCAATACGACTGAGAAAATTTGATGAAGTTAACAAGTTCTCTAAATCGACATTATTCCTAACTGACATTTTTGATAGTGAGCCTTTTCATAGAGGTCTTTCTCGctatatagaaaaaaaattatttcctaGTAGAAAATAGTCCTTAGTCCAATAGTTAGAAAACAGGCCAATACATTTTCCTTCTACTCCATGACCAATACCACAAAttgtatgtaacatgagctttagGGTTGACGGGGTCACGAGAAAGAACTGATTTTCAAAGGGCGAGAGCTCCGTAAGAGGTTCAAAACCATTAATTGGTTTGAGACAGAGTAATCTCTTATCTGTTGTCTGGGATGTCGAGTCACGAAGACATTTGAAGAGGTGAAGGAAGAGAAACACACAAGGTTTTTCATTCACATGCTCACACCAGTACTAGTATAATCTCATATATGCCAAACATGAAGGGTGGAATTGTGAAGGAGCCATGACCAAATGTTTCAGAACCACTATCATAGAAACAGTGAAAAAAAGACAAAGACCCATGCTGAAGAATGCACATTCATTAAAAGGAATGACACAAGTGCCATACTTGTCGCATATTATTTCCTCTTCAAAGAGAATCATAGTTCCACAGTCAGAAAACAAGCCAACTTCTGTAGAAACACCGTAAAGACCACCTGATTTGGCAAAAACAGAAGCAGTGGAAGAATAAATAGGATCAGAGACTATGATCTCCACCATCACCCTTCTCATTTCTGATTCCTAAACGTAACATGTATTAACGAATATTTTACACTTAATTATAAAATGTAAGAttactttttgatatcatgacaTATATTAACCAAAATATCAATTGGACTAATGAGTTTTTATACTTGATTAATCAAAGAGATAGAAAAAGATAtgaaaaagtcaataaaaaaataaaagaaaatgtgTTAACAGTGTATTACATAAGTGTCAAAATAGAAGTATTGTATTAATTACTAGTATTTGGTAGTGACATTATTGTTGTCaaaaaagaaagcataaacaAGTTTATAAAAGTTGACCAGAAAATGGaccacaataataataaaaacaaatgataAAAATTGACCGAGTCGTGATTATAGTTGATGTGAATGGAATTAGTTGGCGCCAAAATAAATTAGTAAGCAGGTGCGTAATGCCCACGTCGCGTAGACTAGACTTCTCCTTCACTCTTCCCCAAACCAAATAACagaattcatcatcttctccccTTTTCATCATTTTCAATTTCCATTTCACCATGTTGTTGTTCAATTCCAGAATTTCCTTCGCACTTTTCGTATTCTTCGCCTATTTTCCaggtaactaactaactaactaataaCTAActtattctcttttctttttcgttCGATTGTGCAATAGAAAAAATGCAAGATATGTGAATGTTGATTTTGTATTGTATAGGGTTGATGTTATGTGCGGTTGTGTCACTGAGTTCAATCGAGATCTTCGATAACCGCGAGTGGCTGAAAACGActtcaaccgtttattttctttGTAAAGGGGAGAACAAGAAGGTGTTTGAAGATGTTAAGAGACCTCATTTCGTTTATGCTTTCAATGGTCAACAATCTTGGCAGGTTAGGTTCTTCTTTTACTTTTTCGTTTTCATGAATGGTCAAAATATCAATGATGCACAAGAACCCAAAGTTTTAGAAACTCAGGGAAAATACTCCCGctaaattaaaatgaagttgaTTTTTATGTTCATTGCAAGCTAGTTTATTCCAGGTTAATCAATCAAGTAATACACATGTTTTAGGGTTTGGTGATAATTGCGATCTAtagataatttatattttatgattGATGTCTTATGAATAATTGTTTTGAATTTATAATTAATAGTTTATAATGTATGGTTGATAAACTAATTAAACTGTTTAATAAAATTAGTGATTCaattaaatgataaatataaaGTGTCTTAAAAGAACACTTCTTAATTAATACTACTAAAATGTACAAGTATAAGTAAAATACTTATAATTATAAGGGATAAAAGTGTGTTTTAGTTATAATAATTAGagtaaaagtagaagaaaaaacatGATAAGCTATAATGTATAAGTTAAAacactatttgaaatagcgtatgaaaaataaactataaattcGTGATGAAAAAACTGTTATCAAATAGGTCTAtcgtcatatgagcttataaattATATGCTCAAAAATATATTATGTCAAACATAATCTTAAACAGTGTTTgataaaaaacatttttaaacttatagcttataagctcgtaTGACAATTTAAATCTAGTATGATGGTGAAAATTTGGTTTTACATACTCAAACCTCTTTGGATTGACTTATTCAGATAATCCAAACTGTTGTAAGAGCTTAcaaaaacaatttataaaatttactgaaattgtttaaaaaaaaaaaaagaattcttAGGTTATGAAAACCACTTATACCTAAGCACTTTATATATTGTAAATTTGTTAGAGAAATAACTTATACCTAAGCACTTTATATATTGTAAATTTGTTAGAGAAATAACTTATACCTAAGCACTTGTATAATAAGctcttaataaaatttatatccaAACAAGGTGTAAGTGTATCATTCGCATAATAAGTGAAAGTGATATGTATACTGCTATAAGCAGCCATTTGAGTAATTTGCTTAGGAACCTGTCATTCAATCTTCATGTTTGGGTTGCATAATGTATGTGATAGTATTTGAAGCAACTACTGATATTTTGATATGTGTTTCCAGGTTCTAAGTAACTTTTCGAGTATAAAATGCAAGTGGTGTGGACTCTATGAGGAAGACAGCATTACTTCTGGTGATGTTTATGATGAATGGGAATTTTGTCCTTCTGAATTTATTGCACCCCATGGTGAGTATGTCAGGTTCAAAGAAAAGCAGTTCAATGCGACTTTTTTGTGCCCGGATTGTTTATCTCTTGTTCGTGGTGAGTATCTATCCACCATCATACTAGCTAGTTGTTGATGTCATTGAATTAGTTAACAAAACAAATTGTAATCGTGCTCTGCAGTTTCTAACTCTTCTGGTATGCGCGGAAAGCATATAGCAATTCTGGTTTTTCTTGGTGCTCTGGCCTCAATCTTACTGATTCTTGGAGTGATGGGTTTATACAAGTTCTGTCggaagaaaagaaaggaagaaaacCAGGCTCGGTTTCTGAAATTACTTGAAAATGGAGATGGCATTGAGGATGATCTAGGTCTTGATAGTTAGTTGATATAATGATAGTAAACAATATATACCTTTTGTACAGAATAGGGTTAACCGTAATGTTTTGCTtataagaaaagatcaaaaattatATTTCTGGTTTGACATGTAACTATCCCGATTCATAAATTTGTATATACAAAATAGGGCTCCGATGTGGTAATCTGCTCAACAATCTAATAGAAACAATAGAATATGACATCAAGTTTATTGGCATTATGAGTTTGAGCATACTATAGTCACCGAGTTTGAGTTCATGTTTTCCTTTGAGCACACTATAGTCACCTAGTTTGAGTTCATGTTTTCCTTTGAGCACACTATAGTCACCTAGTTTGAGTTCATGTTTTCCTGCTACTCGTGCTTATACCCTGGCCCATGTTGCTACTCAAAAGAAGGCAGCAGTACTTCTGCAATCATAATAATATAAGAGATGTTAACATTAATTTTTCATTAGAATGCATGAGACATAAGCTTAATAATCTTTGTCACTTGTGCCTAATTGTCTTTGAAAGCGGAGAGAAAAAAGGCTTCAACGAACATAGAAGGCACTGTGCAATGATATATCTTTAGAGATGAAACTGGCTGAATCCGAGACACCCTGAACGTTGATTTGGGTGAATTTTGGGTCATTTCTATTGATGTTACTATGTTGGTTTTCCATCTACATCACAGTTTTTATTTGGATGAATTTGGTTATGTTTAGTCTTCTCCATTTCCAATTTTTTGAAGTTACTTTGGAACACTATGCATTTGGGGTTTGATTcaacaaaaaaaagagagagaaatgtATTTCATACAGCAGGTTGTGTCATGTGGATCTCGGATTAGTGCAAAACTCTTATGTTTAGCATTACACAAACATAAAACCAAAGGGTTTGAGAAGAAACAATTGATAAAACATAAGCTTGCATGTTACTTTTTACGTTATATTTACTATTGCAGCATGAGTTAAAACCGAACTAATAGATATCTTGCTATATTGTAATGAGATTTTGAATCataacaatttatgtactctgaATCTATCTTAACTATTTGAAGAAACATATCATTCACGATCTATCAAACATAGGGCAGAGCTTATTCTATACACAATAGAATAATGAAAACTAGCCCATTCAAATCAAGTCACATTTATATTTTATGAACAATTTTTCATCTAAGCTTATATTTCCAAGTGATCAAAATTTTGTATTGTGATAGAGAAGAAAAAAGCCAGGCACGCCACACCACACCACAATCGCGATAGCTAAAAGGAAGAACCGTCATATACAATTCTAGAATggaagttgttgtttcttgatcaaaTAACACCACGGGCAACATAGTTGTGCTTCAATAACAGTAGAGAATTTATACGGTGCTCGCAAGGCTTTAACACATACATTGTGTGGATAATCCGTTCCATTAAGTACTACATGTAAACCAGTCCCACATTCCATCAAGATATTGGTATCTGAAAGAGTTTCAAGGAATGGCTTCTATTGTAGAAAGTCATTTTCATCATCAAATGGTTTATTCAGTGTACAGTAGTCCCTAATAGTCAGCTCTAGAACTCATATACTTTAACAACTTATAAACAAGAAAACTCTAACCAACAACATGCATGATTAACAAAGGTAAAGACACGAAAAATGACCTTGAGCAATTGAGAATCCAAACTCTAACTAGAAGAACTCTTGATTGATTTGTCAAAACTAAGAAGCTCCTTTGAATTGGAACCATAAACGGCCTTAATTGAGTCTCTGCAGGAACTACAAGGATAAAAAAACAGGGTTGGATAAGAAAGACGGATCTTGAGTAATCTCTTTCAGATGaataaaatttctcaaaaaaGTGATCCAAAAACATCATAAATTGAGAAATGTGAACCTGCAAGCCTCTTTGTTGAAATTCTTCTCTTTAACTCCGAATAACGATTTAAACACCTCAGGCTCCGCACGACAGAAATATGGACGATCTGAACAAGAACGCAAAAAGAACAAATTAAACTGTAAAGCTAACATTCCCACAAGGATATTGAAACATGATAAAATTCAAAACTGAGAGAAATGGTGTGGTTACATACATACCAGAGTAAATGGAACATTTTCGAGTACTCTTTTCATAATGAATACACCATCCATCGGGTCCTATTAAACTATTGTAGAGCTGAAATTCAATTCACATTATAGAATGTTGATATCTCAatttaaagaaacaaaacttaATATATTAACCATGAAGCACAGACACTGAAAATCTGTGACatcagtaataatttgaaaattttcaCGGTTTGGACACAGACATGTTTTTTccagaggtgtcggtgctacagaGTATATTAAGGATGTTTTGAATTGTTATTGTGAAATATTTGAAAGAGAAGGGTGAAAAGTGACCTCAACATCTGAAGTATTGGTGAAAATCTCTTCGGGAGATGGATAAGAAGGACCTTTTTGAAGCTTACAGCAAGCTCCACAGCCTTCTACACAATGCCATGGCGATTCCTTTTTCTTGCCGCCGCGGAAACCTAAGTTTTGTGGTGGCTTTTGGTCAGTTGTTTTCACGGTAGCTGTCTGCCGATTATGTGCCGCCGAACATATGACTGGTGATATTCGCGGCAGCGTGAGAGCTGCCGTGGTGAGAGACATCGTAATTTCGTAAAGCACCAGTTGATGTGGTTAAGGTTTTATCTTATccactttttttttcttgtctGGAACTTGTCGTCTGTGTTGTAAGGGAAGGTGTAGTTGTTGAACTTGAGTTTGATTGTTAAAATATCACATCTGAGTTTTTATTAGACTATTTACAATGGTTTCCAAAtccaacaccctactttttcactttttatactccacatcatcttctctctcttccacctaataattcaacacacattcaacttttactcactacaatagttttgtttaataaaattcaacaccctactttaccACCATTCACAACACACTAAAAATTCAAATAGTCACAACAACCAATAGGATTTTGCAAAATATTGTATGTGGCCCCCACTCTcattcattcaacatgttgaattctTTCAACACAAAGTAATCCACATCATATTAAACAAGCTATTAAACATACCATTGCAAAAAAATTTCAACACCCCTATTGTACATAGTCTTAGATTAGATTCGAAATGGTTAGTTTGATTGACCACttcagttttttttattaaaataatttttataatgttaTTTCTTTTAGAATTATTTTGAAAACGTTTTAAATAAAAACgagtttaaatattttttctaaagaatcattttgaaaaagctttaaataaaaatgagtttaaataattttttataaattattatttgagAATTTCTGATCCCACCCCTTACATCTCCCACGGATCTGATTTGACAAAATTGTCCATCTGTTTTTGTATGTGTCTTTGGAAgcacatttttttttgtttaacgttgttttattccgtagatgtacatacagaagtttccgtagatgcatctacggaagcatttgatgttatattcACGTCAGACTCTTCTTCTCCCTCATTCTTCACTTTCTCATTCTCCAAAACCCCACTTTCTCTCAAATTCAAAAAATGAACAGCAAGACAAGTTCATTTCTTCCTCTCGAGTTCGGTCGGGAACGTCAAGGTCAACTACTTGTACATTCCAACAAGTTCCAAACTacatttaatcggtaagtttttgacgtttcgagttattttagagtttttTAAAATAGAGATTGAATTCGATTTTTAGGTGTAGGAATGATTGAGTAGTGTTAGAAATAAGGTTTAGTTATAGTGTAGGTTCTGTTTAAAGTTCAAAATGGACTATCAATCCATTAAAAGGGATTTTAAATCCTCTACAACAGTGACCAGACGCCATTATTGCGTTTTGAAGGTTTCAGAACcttccgtatatgcatctacggaagagtggAACGTTGGGTcatttcgtagatgcacctacggaagtaaCTCATTTTTTCAAATGTAAGACACTTCCGTAGATGTCTACGGAAGGTTCTGTGCTTtccttcctttttctttataAGTACCTAGTAACTTACTCGATTTTATTAAATGACAATAAAGACATTATGGTGGACCATCCTgatagcagtgttttaaaaatcggaccggacatcaaaccagtgtgggtactgggtcactggtttattggtcgaaccactgggtcattggtcgaaccggatgattcagtctctacaaaatataactagcacttaaattttttgaaaatattatattataaaaaaattcacaagttcataatttaaattcaaattttacacataagtatcacacacaataaaatagtacataattataaaatataattgcaaacaaaagtttaatcgcaacataatttaattgaataatttataacaaaataattccattatctactaaatttaatttcaataaaagaaaaattgtttcaatgtagggatctccttcttcaatatcaaaatcatcggtaacaacaaaatcaaccgcatctgcaacaattttttatttatttttattttatttcttattttaatttttaattaaaatagtcaaaacgatgttgttttaattttttaaaattaaaaaaactaaaaaaattaattaaaaatgcatttaaaccgccggttttcccggtttcagcggttttgaccggttcacaccggttcaatgacattctcaatccagctattgaaccagaccggttacctggccggttcgaCCAGTCCGACCGTCCGgttcggtccggtttttaaaacactgcctgATAGGGTTATACATGGGAGGACTGCACAGGCATGCGTGCGATGTGAACGGATGTGTGTAGTATCATAGGTGACGCATGGAGCTACCGTTCTAGGACAGGTACCTGATACACCTGATGTTCCTGCTACACCCGTTCCAACCGGGCCGTCCCCATCCATTCCAGTTGACGGGCCTTCTCCGTCCGTTCTAGTTGAGAGGGGTACTCCATCTACTACTGCATCACGGAGGCCTCGCGATGATGCAgagggtgaaggatagaaaaacacttagaaagggggggtttgaataagtgtgactttaaaaacttgtaagataaaaacaatgaacacaatgatttttatcctggttcgttattaacgaaactactccagtccacccccttagagtgatttacctcaactgaggatttaatccactaaaccaactgattacaatggttatccacttagaaaacttctaagtcttctagagtatacatatcacaacttgatcactttaggaaatcaccacttagaaaacttctaagtcttctagagtctactgatcacactgatcactctaggaatcttttacaatcaatgtaaaataatgtttacaagagtatagattgcttcttataaagctataatcacaacagtgatatttctcttaagttctaagcttaacactcactaaatattacaagagtttgtgaggttgaagatgaagttcgtgagctttgaatttgacagcgtttttgtaTTTTTCGCAAGATTTCACTtttctgcttctgatcagaacttctatatgtAGGCGTttgagagaagatgaccgttgggttgtatttaatgctttgcgtgaatagtacaactttgcatttaatgtttcacacttttgtcaactacctcgagccatgcttttgctgcttttactgactttgccttttgtagcttctaacgttccttttgtcagtcagagattagacttaatagcctgtcatcttgtacttgcttctggactcatgtttgtgaataataatgtttgaatatcataatcaacagcttggtgcagagcatcttcttgtattctgactttgaagagcttgagcgtgataccataagaacttcagtgcttctacttctgacttcatgttctgattctgcttgaccatcttctgaaatTACTTGAAAATGGAGATGGCATTGAGGATGATCTAGGTCTTGATAGTTCGTTGATATAATGATAGTAAACAATATATACCTTTTGTACAGAATAGGGTTAACCGTAATGTTTTGCTtataagaaaagatcaaaaattatttttctggtttgacaTGTAACTATCCCGATTCATAAATTTGTATATACAAAATAGGGCTCCGATGTAGTAATCTGCTCAACAATCCATTAGAAACAATATAATATGACATCAAAGTTTATTGGCATTATGAGTTAGTTTGAGTTCATTTTTTTCTTTGAGCACACTATAGTCACCTAGTTTGAGCACACTATAACCTGCAAGCCTCTTTGTTGAAATTCTTCTCTTTAACTCCGAATAACGATTTAAACACCTCAGGCTCCGCACGACAGAAATATGGACGATCTGAACAAGAACGCAAAAAGAACAAATTAAACTGTAAAGCTAACATTCCCACAAGGATATTGAAACATGATAAAATTCAAAACTGAGAGAAATGGTGTGGTTACATACATACCAGAGTAAATGGAACATTTTCGAGTACTCTTTTCATAATGAATACACCATCCATCGGGTCCTATTAAACTATTGTAGAGCTGAAATTCAATTCACATTATAGAATGTTGATATATCAatttaaagaaacaaaacttaATATATTAACCATGAAGCACAGACACTGAAAATCTGTGACatcagtaataatttgaaaattttcaCGGTTTGGACACAGACATGTTTTTTccagaggtgtcggtgctacagaGTATATTAAGGATGTTTTGAATTGTTATTGTGAAATATTTGAAAGAGAAGGGTGAAAAGTGACCTCAACATCTGAAGTATTGGT includes:
- the LOC131635374 gene encoding uncharacterized protein LOC131635374, whose protein sequence is MSLTTAALTLPRISPVICSAAHNRQTATVKTTDQKPPQNLGFRGGKKKESPWHCVEGCGACCKLQKGPSYPSPEEIFTNTSDVELYNSLIGPDGWCIHYEKSTRKCSIYSDRPYFCRAEPEVFKSLFGVKEKNFNKEACSSCRDSIKAVYGSNSKELLSFDKSIKSSSS
- the LOC131635373 gene encoding uncharacterized protein LOC131635373, producing the protein MLLFNSRISFALFVFFAYFPGLMLCAVVSLSSIEIFDNREWLKTTSTVYFLCKGENKKVFEDVKRPHFVYAFNGQQSWQVLSNFSSIKCKWCGLYEEDSITSGDVYDEWEFCPSEFIAPHGEYVRFKEKQFNATFLCPDCLSLVRVSNSSGMRGKHIAILVFLGALASILLILGVMGLYKFCRKKRKEENQARFLKLLENGDGIEDDLGLDS